One bacterium genomic window carries:
- a CDS encoding putative nucleotidyltransferase substrate binding domain-containing protein, with protein MKRLALRTGLPALLAVGLFSGVVFFHFLPTLGRAVMDQKRLMIRELTESSWNILARYEAEERAGRLSREQAQAAAILQVRSLHYGQEGKDYFWINDLQPRMIVHPYRPDLEGGDLSAFADPHGKLIFVAMVDVVRREGAGYVDYMWQWKDDPARIVPKLSYVKGFAPWGWIIGTGVYTDDVDREVAAVAGRLQAAAVLILAAVTLLLVFLLRTSFQAERGRLLTAAALKISEEKYRSLVESAGESIFMSVGDEGLFANASMLKLVGYSREEFARLDAGRLVRATAAEMESGRRHWRAVADGDRAPIRYEAELVTRGGGVVRVMLSLSRVMLQGRPGCMAVATRLEQPHELDLHAARSSDDLAAANRRLATMAGLMMSHGADALQVSRMLSQNADTAVRKGVELAIAELGPPPSDFDVMLMGSLGRAEVSLLADQDHAIIYPDLDAGAEAAARDYFLRLGTRLSTILDAAGYPYCRGGIMSGEPRCCQSLSGWRRTFAGWIHTLEAEDLLQAKIFFDFRGALRQDGLGQDGLVAALRADLADEIASEPRFLHLLARSVLQYEPPLNAFGGFALEKGEADRATFDVKGVMAQIVDYVRLRALQHGVAATATADRLAALASAGKLRAETAAELAESYRFLMDLRLQHQSRRILDRLEPDNRLEPDALDPATRRTLKSVFADIKALQTMLDHEFRGG; from the coding sequence ATGAAACGTCTTGCGCTGCGCACGGGCCTGCCCGCCCTCTTGGCCGTCGGCCTCTTTTCCGGCGTGGTCTTCTTCCACTTCCTGCCCACCCTGGGCCGCGCGGTGATGGACCAGAAGCGGCTCATGATCCGAGAGCTGACCGAATCGTCGTGGAACATCCTGGCCCGCTACGAGGCCGAAGAGCGCGCCGGCCGCCTCTCGCGCGAGCAGGCCCAGGCCGCCGCCATCCTGCAGGTCCGCAGCCTCCACTACGGCCAGGAGGGCAAGGACTACTTCTGGATCAACGACCTCCAGCCGCGGATGATCGTCCACCCCTACCGCCCCGACCTCGAGGGCGGCGACCTGTCCGCCTTCGCCGACCCGCACGGCAAGCTGATCTTCGTCGCGATGGTCGACGTCGTGCGCCGCGAGGGCGCCGGCTACGTCGACTACATGTGGCAGTGGAAGGACGACCCCGCGCGCATCGTGCCCAAGCTGTCCTACGTCAAGGGCTTCGCACCCTGGGGCTGGATCATCGGCACCGGCGTCTACACCGACGACGTCGACCGCGAGGTGGCGGCGGTGGCCGGGCGCCTGCAGGCGGCGGCCGTGCTGATCCTCGCCGCGGTGACGCTGCTGCTGGTCTTCCTGCTGCGCACCAGCTTCCAGGCGGAGCGCGGCCGCCTGCTCACGGCCGCCGCCCTGAAGATCTCCGAGGAGAAGTACCGCTCGCTGGTGGAGTCGGCCGGCGAGTCGATCTTCATGTCCGTGGGCGACGAGGGGCTCTTCGCCAACGCGAGCATGTTGAAGCTGGTCGGTTACAGCCGCGAGGAGTTCGCGCGCCTGGACGCCGGGCGGCTGGTGCGCGCGACGGCCGCCGAAATGGAGAGCGGGCGCCGGCACTGGCGGGCGGTGGCCGACGGGGACCGCGCACCCATCCGCTACGAAGCCGAACTGGTCACGCGCGGCGGCGGCGTCGTGCGGGTCATGCTGTCGCTGTCGCGCGTGATGCTGCAGGGCAGGCCCGGTTGCATGGCCGTGGCCACCCGCCTGGAGCAGCCGCACGAGCTCGATCTGCATGCGGCGCGAAGCAGCGACGACCTGGCGGCGGCGAACCGGCGTCTGGCGACCATGGCCGGCCTGATGATGAGCCACGGGGCCGACGCCCTGCAGGTCAGCCGCATGCTGTCGCAGAACGCGGACACGGCCGTGCGCAAGGGCGTCGAACTGGCGATCGCCGAACTGGGGCCGCCGCCGTCGGACTTCGACGTCATGCTCATGGGGAGCCTCGGTCGCGCCGAGGTGAGCCTGCTGGCGGACCAGGACCACGCCATCATCTACCCGGACCTGGACGCCGGCGCGGAGGCGGCGGCGCGCGACTATTTCCTGCGCCTGGGGACGCGGCTCTCCACGATCCTGGATGCGGCGGGCTACCCCTATTGCCGGGGCGGCATCATGTCCGGGGAGCCCCGCTGCTGCCAGTCGCTCTCCGGCTGGCGCCGGACGTTCGCGGGCTGGATCCACACCCTGGAGGCCGAGGACCTGCTGCAGGCGAAGATCTTCTTCGATTTCCGCGGCGCCCTCCGGCAGGACGGACTCGGACAGGACGGGCTGGTCGCCGCGCTGCGCGCCGACCTGGCGGACGAGATCGCGAGCGAGCCCCGCTTCCTGCACCTGCTCGCGCGCAGCGTGCTGCAGTACGAGCCGCCGCTCAACGCGTTCGGCGGCTTCGCGCTGGAGAAGGGCGAGGCGGACCGCGCCACCTTCGACGTCAAGGGCGTCATGGCGCAGATCGTCGATTACGTGCGGCTGCGCGCCCTGCAGCACGGGGTCGCCGCCACCGCCACGGCGGACCGGTTGGCCGCCCTCGCGTCGGCGGGCAAGCTGCGCGCCGAGACCGCCGCCGAACTCGCCGAGTCGTACCGCTTCCTGATGGACCTGCGGCTGCAGCACCAGTCCCGGCGGATCCTCGATCGTCTCGAACCCGACAACCGGCTCGAGCCGGACGCGCTCGACCCGGCGACGCGCCGGACGCTGAAGTCCGTGTTCGCCGACATCAAGGCGCTGCAGACCATGCTGGACCACGAGTTCCGGGGGGGCTGA
- a CDS encoding metallophosphoesterase family protein, giving the protein MSTGDGSILLLSDVHAHYGVVDAQAAHAQESRGRPVERVLVLGDFGLFGAELHRHFRRGGFRFAHPTAFIEGNHEDFASFERLVRDYADVVTHLPRGSRLSLGDWNCLCVGGARYMDAWSTPCGSEIRERDIDACLAHAPGSIDLVISHDCPTDIGVNSEVALAHLGPPGVAGLARVAAHLRPRWWVFGHHHRWHESERDGIHYLGLPQSWQGYALLEPDGEVRRVEHEVPLPGRRGWRRLIGLT; this is encoded by the coding sequence ATGTCGACCGGTGACGGCTCGATCCTGCTGCTCAGCGACGTCCACGCGCACTACGGAGTCGTCGACGCGCAGGCGGCCCACGCCCAGGAATCGCGGGGCCGTCCCGTCGAGCGGGTGCTGGTGCTGGGGGACTTCGGCCTGTTCGGCGCCGAACTGCACCGCCACTTCCGACGCGGCGGGTTCCGGTTCGCGCACCCCACGGCCTTCATCGAGGGCAACCACGAGGACTTCGCGTCGTTCGAGCGGCTGGTGCGCGACTACGCGGACGTCGTCACCCACCTGCCCCGCGGCTCCCGGTTGAGTCTGGGCGACTGGAACTGCCTGTGCGTCGGCGGCGCGCGCTACATGGACGCCTGGTCGACCCCGTGCGGCAGCGAGATCCGCGAGCGGGACATCGACGCCTGCCTGGCCCACGCTCCCGGCAGCATCGACCTCGTGATCAGCCACGACTGCCCCACGGACATCGGGGTGAACAGCGAGGTCGCGCTCGCCCACCTGGGCCCGCCCGGCGTGGCGGGCCTGGCGCGCGTGGCGGCGCACCTGCGGCCGCGCTGGTGGGTCTTCGGGCACCACCACCGCTGGCACGAGAGCGAGCGCGACGGGATCCATTACCTCGGGCTGCCCCAGAGCTGGCAGGGCTACGCGCTGCTGGAGCCGGATGGCGAGGTGCGGCGCGTGGAGCACGAGGTCCCGCTGCCGGGCCGACGCGGCTGGCGGCGTCTGATCGGGTTGACCTAG